AGCACAAGCACATCTGCCAGATAAGCCACCTCATACACCGGAATGATATGGAAAGCGATAAACACAATTTCATTCACCGCTTTATGCCCGATACCCATATTCCAATCTTTCAATCGATTCCAAGCACTAAATGAACCGATGCAGGAAGAACAAAGCAAGCTTCCTCCCAACACCGCACAAAGTGCCGTTAGTTTCATCTTTCTCATAAATTTAAGTTTTAGTCAGTTAATATGCCCTCAAAGTTAGAACTTATTTTGATAAATGAAACAAAAAACCATGAAAAGAAGTATCTTTGTTGCGCTATTTAACGAAAAAGTAAAACTATATAAATAAAAAGACAATGAAAGAACAAATCCAGAAACGCCTGAGCGACTCGAAAGCCGCTCGCTGGACGGCACTCATCATCGTGTCGTTCACCATGATGTGCGGTTATTTCCTGACCGACGTCATGGCTCCCCTTGAAAATCTGTTGACAACAAAAGGGAAAGTAGTCTATTTTACTGACAATACTTCGATGCCTGCCGACACCCTCGTGGCGAAAGTAGCGCTCTTTGCCGAAAGCAATGCCTTGTCTTCACCCGACCTTACCGTACAGAAACTGGAAGAAGGAGCACGTTACCAATACATCGAGACCGTAGAAGGCAAGCAAGAAACAGTAGAAAAGACCATCAGCACCGTATCTTCAGGGAAAGGCTGGAGCAGCACCGAATACGGATTTTTCTCAGGAGCCTACGGATACATCAACGTGTTTCTGCTCATGCTGTTCTTTGGAGGAATCATCCTCGACAAGATGGGCGTACGGTTTACAGGTGTCATGTCATCCGGACTGATGTTCGCCGGAGCCTTGATTAAATGGTATGCCCTGCAAGCCGATTTCGGCGATGCGATGCTGTGGGGCATGAACCTGCAAGTAATTATAGCCGCATTAGGTTTCTCTATTTTCGGTATGGGAGCTGAAATAACAGGCATCACCGTTTCGAAAGTCATCGTGAAATGGTTCGCTGGGAAAGAGCTTGCCCTTGCCATGGGGCTGCAGGTAGCCATGGCACGTATCGGAACAGCACTTGCGCTCGCTGTCAGCCTGCCCGTAGCCCGCATGATGGGTGATGTATCCGGTTCTGTGCTTGTCGGAGCCATAGCCTTGTGTGTCGGCTTTATTTCCTATCTGGTCTATTGCGTCATGGACCGCAAAGAAGATGCAGCCATATCTGCCGCCCGCGCAGAAGCCGGAGAAGCCCCCGAAGAAGGTTTCAAGCTATCCGACTTGAAACTGATTCTTTGCAATAAAGGTTTCTGGCTCATCACGCTGCTCTGCCTGATGTTTTATGCCGGCGTATTCCCTTTCCTGAAATTTGCCACCAAACTGATGATATACAAGTATGAAGTGCCCGAATCGTTCGCCGGACTCATTCCTGCCCTCTTGCCCTTCGGAACGATTCTGCTTACTCCCGTATTCGGAACGCTCTACGACCGAATCGGGCGTGGAGCTACACTGATGATTATCGGTTCGGTAATGCTTACCACTGTCCATGTGCTGTTTGCTCTACCCATTATGAACTATTGGTGGTTCGCCGTTATCGTAATGATTGTGTTAGGCATCGCCTTCTCGTTGGTACCCAGCGCCCTATGGCCTTCGGTTCCTAAGATTATCCCCATGAAACAGCTCGGCTCGGCATACGCCATTGTCTTTTACATCCAAAACATCGGCCTTGCCATGGTGCCCACACTTATCGGTTTTGTCATCGACCGCTTCTCTACACAATACAATGCTGCAGGAGCCATTACCGGATACGACTATACAGCCCCCATGGTTATTTTTGCCATTTTCGGCTTATGCGCAATCGTCATTGCCGGCATACTGAAACAAGAAGACCGCCGCAAACATTACGGGCTGGAAGAATCGAATATCAAGAAGAAATAACAACAAGCGGTATCGCTGAACATAAAAAATCTCCGAAGAGTCATCGTTTATCCTTCGGAGATTTTTTATTGCCATTTTTCAAAAGTACACGTTCATCTCTACGTGCATCACTTCTTCGCCATCGGGCATTTCAGAATCAAATTCAATCTTATTTTCACGTGCCAACCACCCGATAGCCGCATTCAGGTCGCGGTCGGAAAGTTTTGTCTCTTTTTTCAATTCTTCATACTTCCAGGCCCTGCCGCTACTGTCTATCGTCCGCCAGACAATGCCTGCATTTACTCCAATTGTTGTTTTGTCCATAATACAAAAATTTTAGTTGGTTCTCATTCAATTATATACAAAGGTAAGGTTTCTTCATGAAAAGCAATGTTCCTTTCATCAGAATTTTTGGTTAAAAAGCCATTACGTTTCTGTCCGTTAACGTCCTGTTGCCTGCAAATACTCACGCTTCTTCACTGCATATTGAGCATACGCTTCCACATATCGGTCGCGGCTTTGCTGGAAAAGAGTCTGCGCCTCCAACAGGTCGCTCATGGTGCAGGTACCGGCATGATAGTAGTCGGTCTGCAAACGAAGGTTCTCTGCCGACTGCCCGATACTCTCGATAGCTATACGTACTTGCTTATAGGCATCGGTCACTGCATTCCATGTGTTCTGCATGTTAATGACCAGCAGTTCGCTGCCGTTGCGCAGGTTGTTTTCCTCGGTACGCACCGCCAGCTTGCTGCGCTTCAGACTATGGCTGCCTTCCCACCAGCCGCTCAGAGGCACGCTTACCGTAGCGAAGCCCACCCAATAATTGCGGTCGCGGTCCAGCAGGTTATCATAAACAAATCCGCCGCCTATCGCTACCGTAGGCAATTGCTTGCCAAGCGTCATCTTCCGCTCAATGCGGCTTGCCTTCAGCTTTGCCTGCAACAAGTTGTATTCGGGAGTAAGGGCAAGCGACTCATCGGGACGACGGTAAAGCGCATCAGGCGGTTCGGGTAGCGAGTCTGCCACTACGAAGTCTACATCCACACTGTCACCCGGCATACCGATGTATTGCGCCAACAGACGGCGCGACAGAGCGAGGCTGTTCTCCACATTGATGCGTGTGCTGCGCGTGTCGTTCTGCCTCAGCTGCACCTGAAGCAGGTCGTTACGATTGGTCACACCTGCCTGCACGGCGGCATCCACATCCTTCAGGATTTCCGCCAGCTGCGCCTCCACCACGTGCAGCGTACGGAGCTTCTCTTTCAGCATCGCCACCTGCCAGTAGTATTGCTCGGCAGTAAGCTTTACTTCGTTCTCCGCCTGCCTGCCTAAGAGGCGGTATTTCTCTACGTTCACCTCAGAGAGTTTGTTGCCTTGCACAATCTGACCTCCGGTAAAGAGGGGCATCGAAGCGGTAACACCACCCACAAGCCCATCCTTCATCAATCCCAACGACATACCGGGTTCCATCTCCATACCCAACAAGTGGGTGGAGGACAGGAAACCTCCGCCCGTAGCACTGATGCTGGGGAAATAGTTGGTGAACGCCTCCTTGCGCTCGTGGCGTGCGGAAGCAAGGTCATTGGCGGCATTTTTCATACGGGCATTGTTCAGCAAAGCGCTTTCTATACATTCGTCCAGTGTGTAAACCTGCTGGGCGGCAAGCGGGGCAGCCATGCAGCCCCATACCCAAACCATCAAAAAGCATTTACTTGTATGTTTCATTTTTCAACGTTATTTCTGTTTAATGAATATCCGCATTTTACCCAATTGCCCTATAGGGGCGTATCGCATACGCCCTGAAAACATCCACGTGGATTAGTTGCGCATTCGGGCGTATGCGATACGCCCCTACAGGAGATGTTTACGGATATTCAATTTCTATTTTGCATTCTATATATAATATAAGGTGTATCCGACCCCATACATGGGATATCATCAACACCCTAACAAGAGTATCACTGTTGCTCCAAGGCATCCCATTTTTCACGTTTCTTGCTGCTGCCCCGGAAAGTAAGCAGGTACAAGCACGGCAAGACAGTAAGAATGAACAACATCGTGATGAGTGTACCGTAACAAATGACCGTACCCATCGGCATCCATAGACTCGACTTGCCCAGTATCATCGGGATAACACCCATCGAGGCGGCAGCCGACGTGAGGAAGATAGGACGCATACGCCGCAGGGCGGAATGATAGATAGCTTCGCTGGCAGTCATGTGTTCCGTAACGCGCAACTCTTCGGCATAGTCTATCATGATAATGCCGTTGCGCACAATGATACCCATGAGGCTCACCACGCCCAAAATAGCTGTGATGCTGAAGTCTACGCCCTGAATCCATACGCCAAAGGCAGTACCAAAAACGCAGAGTGTCATGCTGCCGAAAATAAGCAAGGCAATGCTGATCTTGCGGAAGTGAGTCAGAAGGATGAAAAAGATGATGGCAACTGCCAACATCAGTCCGCCCATGATTTGCGGCATCATCTCACCGGTTTTCTCCATCTCACCGCCGTAGCTGACCGTCACCCCCTCAGACAGTTCGACACCTTTCATCATCTCCTGCACCCTGGCAGTCATTCTCAGGGCATTTTCTCCGACAGCCAAGTCAGCCTGCACGGTAGCGGTATAGATTCCGTTGCGACGCACTACCTGTCCCTCCTTCCACGTGGGCACCACATCGGCTACCTGCCGCAAAGGCACATCAGCAAGTCCGGCAGCAACAGGTATCAGTTCGTCCTTCACCTCAACAGGCAAGGCACGATCCGCCTTCTCGCTTTTCAGCTTGACGGGAATGTCGTAATCGCCCTCCCATACATTAGCTATCGCCAACCCGTCTCCATAACGCATGGCAAGGGTAGACTCCAGCCCCAGATTGGTCACGCCTAAGCGGGTTGCCTCGTCTTCTTTCAGATTGACGGCAATGGCAGGCAACGGCTCGTTGAAATCGGTCTGCGCAAGGATAAGTCCCGGCATCCGCTTTAGGACTTCGAGCACGGTCTGCGCATCTTGCTTCACCATACTCAAATCTTCACCGCTAAGACGCACCTCGATGGGATAAACAGCCTCGCTATAGCTTAATTGCTTGAAACGCACGCGGGCACCGGGAAAGTATTCGGTGTACTTCGGTGTGTATTCCGCCAAAAGTGCCTCGGTGTCCTTCACACCGGTAGTGTTTACGATGAACTGTGCATAGTTGGTGCCGGGAATCTGGGGTGCGTATGCCGTCTGGAAACGGGGCGAGGCGCATCCTTTGAAAGAGGCGATACTGACCACACGCGGATCTTGGCTCAAGATGTGTTCCATGCTGTCCGCCACCTGTGCCGTCACATCCACATCCGTGCCTGTAGGGAGGTATATCTCCACGGCAAACTGGTTGCGGTCTGCCACAGGCAGAATACGTTGGGGCAAACCAGCCAACATCACGGCACCCACCACGATAGAAACCACGCCGACAGCCACCGTTATCTTGGGATGAGCGAAGCACTTGCCGAACAGCCAGTTGTAATGCTTCTGCAGAAGGTCGAGGAAGTTGAACGGCTTCTTGCCATCCTTCACCTTTGCTCCCATAGGCTTGCGGATAAACCAGAACTGCATGAACGGCACGAGCAACGTAGCCACAAGCAGCGATACCGCCAATACAATGGTGATGCCCCATGGGAAGTGCACCAAGAAGTCGTGAATCATACCCGTACATGTCAACAGAAAGGGAAAGAAGGTAACACTAATCGCCAACGTAGCCGAAAAGATAGACTTGAGAAAGTGCGTGGTGCTCTGAATAGAAGCATGCCAGCGTGACATTCCTTCGCCCAACTTCTCCAAGTAGCTGTCGATGATGACTATCGAATTGTCCACAATCATGCCGAGCGTCACAATCAGTCCTGCCAACGTCACGGTATTCAACTCGATACCGAAAGCATAAAACAGTCCCAACGATATAAATATGGTAATCGGGATGGTAGATGCAGCCACCAATGCCACACGCAAGGGCAACAGGAGCATCACCACGATGACCACCGCCACGATGGCAATGATGAGTTCGTGCAGGAAGTTCGACACACTGTCGCCCACCACCTCCGGCTGGTCGGTGATGCGGAAGATACTGACATCCGTCGGCAATTCCTGTTGAAACTCGTCCAGCACCTTGTTGATTTCATCACCCATTGCCACGATGTTCTGCCCCTTCTTCATCTCGACGGAGAGCAGGAGGCACTTACGGCCGTTGTTGGTGATGTAGCTGTCGGGGGCAGGATATTCACGCACCACCCGTGCCACGTCTTTCAGCCGCACGGTGTTGCCCTGCGGATCGGTATAGACTATCTGTTCCTGCACATCGCGCACGGTATTGAGTGAGCGGCTGACGTAGATAGGCTCTACCATGCTGCCGTCCTTCACACGCCCGCCGCTGGTGGTGAAACCTTTCTGCATCAGACCAAGGGCAAGCGTCTGTTCGTTCAGCCCGTACTTCGAAAGACGGTCGTGGTCAAGATAAACCGATATCTGTTCGTTCTGCATCCCGCTCACCGTCATGCGTCCTACGGAGTTGATGCGGCGCAGGCGGCCTTGCAGCAGGCCCATATAGTCATCCAGTTCGCGATAGGTCTTGTCTTCGCTCTCCATCGTAATCAGCAGGGCGGAAGTATCGCCGAAATCGTCTTGCACCACCAATGCCAGCACGTTGCCGGGCAGTTGCGCCTTGAACTGCGACACGCCGTGCTTGAACTTGCTCCAGAACTCGTCTTTGTTCGTCAGGTCATCGTTCAGCTCCACCTGTATGTAAACAATGCCGTCGCGGCTTTTCGAAAAAGTTTTCTCCTTTTTTACTTCCTTGTAAGTGAAAATGTATTCTTCCAGCGGTTTGGTAACCTGCTCCACCATCTCCTGCGCCGTATTTCCGGGAGCCACAGCTACCACGACTCCCTGCCGCACGGTAAAGTCGGGAAACTCATTCTTACGCATTTCGGGCAAACTGTACACACCGAATGCCACCAGACAGGTCACTACAAGAATAACAATCTGCCGGTAGTGCATCGCCCATTCCACAAAGTTACGTTTTTTCTTTTCCATAAGTCTCTTATATTAAGAATGAAAACAGCATATTCTTCATCCTTTGTTCTTCATTCTTCATTTATAATTGTTCCGTTGCATACCTTCTGCTGGCCTTCCACAATGATGCGGTCGCCGGCATTCAGCCCGGAAGTGACAATGACCCCGTTTCCGGAAAAATCGCCGCAGGCAATCACCCGCTTTTCTGCAACACCTTGATTGTCTACCCATACGAACGAACGGTTCTGTTCATCAAGTTGCACGATACGTGCCGGTATCACCACCTGTGCTCCTGCGTTTCCACCCGCCAGACTGACTTCTGCTACCATGCCCGGCATCAGAGAACCATCTGTATCCGTCACATCCAGCTTCACTTCGTAAGAGCGCGACATCGGATTGGCAACAATGCCTTTCTCGCTCACCACACTTGCGAACACCTTATCTCCCAGCGCAGGCACTTTGATGACCGCCTGCTGGCGCAAGGCGATGCTGCCTATCTCGGCTTCGGGCACCGCTATCTTCACTTTCAGCTGGCTCACTCCCACCAACTTACCCACTGCCATGCCGGGCACTACGTTCTGCCCTACCTCT
The Phocaeicola salanitronis DSM 18170 genome window above contains:
- a CDS encoding MFS transporter, which produces MKEQIQKRLSDSKAARWTALIIVSFTMMCGYFLTDVMAPLENLLTTKGKVVYFTDNTSMPADTLVAKVALFAESNALSSPDLTVQKLEEGARYQYIETVEGKQETVEKTISTVSSGKGWSSTEYGFFSGAYGYINVFLLMLFFGGIILDKMGVRFTGVMSSGLMFAGALIKWYALQADFGDAMLWGMNLQVIIAALGFSIFGMGAEITGITVSKVIVKWFAGKELALAMGLQVAMARIGTALALAVSLPVARMMGDVSGSVLVGAIALCVGFISYLVYCVMDRKEDAAISAARAEAGEAPEEGFKLSDLKLILCNKGFWLITLLCLMFYAGVFPFLKFATKLMIYKYEVPESFAGLIPALLPFGTILLTPVFGTLYDRIGRGATLMIIGSVMLTTVHVLFALPIMNYWWFAVIVMIVLGIAFSLVPSALWPSVPKIIPMKQLGSAYAIVFYIQNIGLAMVPTLIGFVIDRFSTQYNAAGAITGYDYTAPMVIFAIFGLCAIVIAGILKQEDRRKHYGLEESNIKKK
- a CDS encoding winged helix-turn-helix domain-containing protein, with product MDKTTIGVNAGIVWRTIDSSGRAWKYEELKKETKLSDRDLNAAIGWLARENKIEFDSEMPDGEEVMHVEMNVYF
- a CDS encoding TolC family protein, which translates into the protein MKHTSKCFLMVWVWGCMAAPLAAQQVYTLDECIESALLNNARMKNAANDLASARHERKEAFTNYFPSISATGGGFLSSTHLLGMEMEPGMSLGLMKDGLVGGVTASMPLFTGGQIVQGNKLSEVNVEKYRLLGRQAENEVKLTAEQYYWQVAMLKEKLRTLHVVEAQLAEILKDVDAAVQAGVTNRNDLLQVQLRQNDTRSTRINVENSLALSRRLLAQYIGMPGDSVDVDFVVADSLPEPPDALYRRPDESLALTPEYNLLQAKLKASRIERKMTLGKQLPTVAIGGGFVYDNLLDRDRNYWVGFATVSVPLSGWWEGSHSLKRSKLAVRTEENNLRNGSELLVINMQNTWNAVTDAYKQVRIAIESIGQSAENLRLQTDYYHAGTCTMSDLLEAQTLFQQSRDRYVEAYAQYAVKKREYLQATGR
- a CDS encoding efflux RND transporter permease subunit is translated as MEKKKRNFVEWAMHYRQIVILVVTCLVAFGVYSLPEMRKNEFPDFTVRQGVVVAVAPGNTAQEMVEQVTKPLEEYIFTYKEVKKEKTFSKSRDGIVYIQVELNDDLTNKDEFWSKFKHGVSQFKAQLPGNVLALVVQDDFGDTSALLITMESEDKTYRELDDYMGLLQGRLRRINSVGRMTVSGMQNEQISVYLDHDRLSKYGLNEQTLALGLMQKGFTTSGGRVKDGSMVEPIYVSRSLNTVRDVQEQIVYTDPQGNTVRLKDVARVVREYPAPDSYITNNGRKCLLLSVEMKKGQNIVAMGDEINKVLDEFQQELPTDVSIFRITDQPEVVGDSVSNFLHELIIAIVAVVIVVMLLLPLRVALVAASTIPITIFISLGLFYAFGIELNTVTLAGLIVTLGMIVDNSIVIIDSYLEKLGEGMSRWHASIQSTTHFLKSIFSATLAISVTFFPFLLTCTGMIHDFLVHFPWGITIVLAVSLLVATLLVPFMQFWFIRKPMGAKVKDGKKPFNFLDLLQKHYNWLFGKCFAHPKITVAVGVVSIVVGAVMLAGLPQRILPVADRNQFAVEIYLPTGTDVDVTAQVADSMEHILSQDPRVVSIASFKGCASPRFQTAYAPQIPGTNYAQFIVNTTGVKDTEALLAEYTPKYTEYFPGARVRFKQLSYSEAVYPIEVRLSGEDLSMVKQDAQTVLEVLKRMPGLILAQTDFNEPLPAIAVNLKEDEATRLGVTNLGLESTLAMRYGDGLAIANVWEGDYDIPVKLKSEKADRALPVEVKDELIPVAAGLADVPLRQVADVVPTWKEGQVVRRNGIYTATVQADLAVGENALRMTARVQEMMKGVELSEGVTVSYGGEMEKTGEMMPQIMGGLMLAVAIIFFILLTHFRKISIALLIFGSMTLCVFGTAFGVWIQGVDFSITAILGVVSLMGIIVRNGIIMIDYAEELRVTEHMTASEAIYHSALRRMRPIFLTSAAASMGVIPMILGKSSLWMPMGTVICYGTLITMLFILTVLPCLYLLTFRGSSKKREKWDALEQQ
- a CDS encoding efflux RND transporter periplasmic adaptor subunit → MDKKVILPVCAAVLLLAGCGQEEQQKTQDVVKVKTMQVAPAAIEGTRCFSGTVEETAGTPLSFSVMGTVEAVHFRLGDRIGKGQLLASVDPTSMQSCYDAAKATLVQAEDAYRRMKELHDKGSLPEIQWVEVQSKLQQARSMEEVAQKNLKDCKLYAPFSGVIADKSVEVGQNVVPGMAVGKLVGVSQLKVKIAVPEAEIGSIALRQQAVIKVPALGDKVFASVVSEKGIVANPMSRSYEVKLDVTDTDGSLMPGMVAEVSLAGGNAGAQVVIPARIVQLDEQNRSFVWVDNQGVAEKRVIACGDFSGNGVIVTSGLNAGDRIIVEGQQKVCNGTIINEE